A section of the Brevundimonas sp. AJA228-03 genome encodes:
- the parC gene encoding DNA topoisomerase IV subunit A — protein MTLHSPPPEGGRIVDEPMGDALSRRYLAYALSTITNRALPDVRDGFKPVHRRILYAMHQMRLNPQAAARKCAKVVGEVMGGYHPHGDASIYDALVRLAQDFAQRYPLVDGQGNFGNIDGDNAAAMRYTECKLTPAAMLLMDGIDQDSVDFRPTYDDQDEEPTVLPAGFPNLLANGSSGIAVGMATSIPPHNVGELIDACLVLLDRPETTTAELTGIVPGPDFPTGGVAVEGQASILDAYETGRGGVRLRARWEREPLERGGYQIVITEVPYQVQKSRLIEALAELIEQKKAPLLGDVRDESAEDIRIVLDPRSRNIDADSLMESLFRLSDLEVRFPVNMNVLDATGTPRVMGLKACLQAFLDHRREVLNRRSAWRIERVEKRLHLLEGLRIVFLNLDEVIRIVREEEQPKAVLIARFGLSETQADFILDTRLRQLARIEEMTIENEYKALSEELASLQSLTSSPAKQWKKIGQELAATRKVTVSPRRTTIAEAVDASAFVPAEAFIPREAITVILSERGWIRAVKGKVEDPSELKFKEGDALGFLVPAFTTDKLLVAASDGRVFTVGADRLASGRGHGEPLRLMVELEESAGIVAVLAHQPGAKLLIASKAGYGFIAPEDELLAQKRGGKQVLNGELLAALRVNGDHIVTIGGNLKTLIFKAEELPEMGRGKGVKLQSFKQGGLTDIALFDGAHGPEWIDGGGRRRNWPDWKDWLGKRAGAGRMGPRGLRKFR, from the coding sequence ATGACCCTCCACTCTCCCCCGCCCGAAGGCGGCCGTATCGTCGACGAACCGATGGGTGATGCGCTTTCGCGTCGCTATCTGGCCTATGCCCTGTCGACGATTACCAACCGGGCGCTGCCCGATGTGCGTGACGGGTTCAAACCCGTGCACCGTCGAATTCTTTACGCCATGCACCAGATGCGGCTGAATCCGCAGGCGGCGGCGCGCAAATGCGCCAAGGTCGTGGGCGAGGTCATGGGCGGCTACCACCCCCACGGGGACGCCTCGATCTATGATGCCCTTGTGCGCCTGGCCCAGGATTTCGCCCAGCGCTATCCGCTGGTGGACGGGCAGGGAAACTTCGGCAACATCGACGGCGATAACGCCGCGGCCATGCGCTACACCGAGTGCAAGCTGACCCCGGCGGCCATGCTTCTGATGGATGGAATCGATCAGGATTCCGTAGACTTCCGTCCGACCTATGACGATCAGGATGAAGAACCGACGGTCCTGCCGGCCGGCTTCCCCAACCTGCTGGCCAATGGATCGTCCGGCATCGCCGTGGGCATGGCGACCTCGATCCCGCCACACAATGTCGGAGAGCTGATCGACGCCTGTCTGGTCCTTCTGGACAGGCCCGAGACGACCACGGCGGAGCTGACCGGGATCGTGCCGGGGCCGGATTTTCCCACGGGCGGCGTGGCGGTCGAGGGGCAGGCCTCGATCCTCGACGCCTATGAGACCGGACGCGGCGGGGTGCGTCTGCGCGCCCGATGGGAGCGCGAGCCGCTGGAGCGGGGCGGCTACCAGATCGTCATCACCGAGGTGCCGTATCAGGTCCAGAAATCACGACTGATCGAGGCCCTGGCCGAGCTGATCGAACAGAAGAAGGCCCCCCTGCTGGGGGACGTGCGCGATGAGTCCGCCGAGGACATCCGCATCGTGCTCGACCCCAGGAGCCGCAACATCGATGCCGACAGCCTGATGGAGAGCCTGTTCCGTCTGTCGGACCTGGAGGTCCGTTTCCCCGTCAATATGAATGTGCTGGACGCCACGGGCACGCCGCGCGTCATGGGGCTGAAGGCCTGCCTGCAGGCCTTCCTGGATCATCGGCGCGAGGTGCTGAACCGGCGCTCGGCCTGGCGGATCGAGCGGGTCGAGAAGCGGCTGCACCTTCTGGAAGGCCTGCGGATCGTCTTCCTGAACCTGGACGAGGTCATCCGCATCGTGCGCGAGGAGGAGCAGCCCAAGGCCGTCCTGATCGCCCGCTTCGGTCTGTCGGAAACCCAGGCCGATTTCATTCTCGACACCCGGCTGCGTCAGCTGGCGCGGATCGAGGAAATGACGATCGAGAACGAATACAAGGCCCTGTCCGAAGAACTGGCCTCGCTGCAGTCGCTGACATCGTCACCGGCCAAACAGTGGAAGAAGATCGGGCAGGAGCTCGCGGCGACGCGCAAGGTCACGGTTTCGCCACGCCGCACGACGATCGCCGAGGCCGTCGACGCGTCCGCCTTCGTGCCCGCCGAGGCCTTCATCCCGCGCGAGGCGATCACCGTGATCCTGTCCGAGCGCGGCTGGATCCGGGCCGTCAAGGGCAAGGTCGAGGATCCGTCCGAGCTGAAGTTCAAGGAAGGCGACGCCCTGGGCTTTCTGGTGCCGGCCTTCACGACCGACAAGCTGCTGGTCGCGGCGTCCGACGGCCGCGTCTTTACGGTGGGGGCCGACAGGCTGGCGTCCGGACGGGGCCACGGCGAGCCGCTTCGGCTGATGGTCGAGCTGGAGGAAAGCGCCGGCATCGTCGCGGTCCTCGCCCATCAGCCCGGCGCGAAGCTGCTGATCGCATCGAAGGCCGGCTATGGCTTCATCGCCCCGGAAGACGAGTTGCTGGCCCAGAAGCGCGGCGGCAAACAGGTGCTGAACGGCGAGCTGCTGGCCGCGCTCCGGGTCAACGGCGACCACATCGTCACCATCGGCGGAAATCTGAAGACCCTGATCTTCAAGGCCGAGGAGCTTCCGGAAATGGGACGCGGCAAGGGCGTGAAGCTGCAGTCGTTCAAGCAGGGCGGGCTGACAGACATCGCCCTGTTCGACGGGGCGCACGGGCCGGAATGGATCGACGGGGGCGGACGCCGTCGCAACTGGCCCGACTGGAAGGACTGGCTGGGCAAGCGCGCCGGAGCAGGGCGGATGGGACCGCGGGGCCTGCGCAAGTTCCGCTGA
- a CDS encoding helix-turn-helix transcriptional regulator, whose protein sequence is MQPDLLSARFAALADPTRRAILARLAEGEASVNDLAAPFDMSLPAVSKHLKVLEKAGLISRGREAQWRPARLEPMALKSVAEWLEHYRRYWDSSFDRLETYLQKIQKGDPDGPRN, encoded by the coding sequence ATGCAGCCCGATCTCCTCTCCGCCCGGTTCGCCGCCCTGGCTGACCCCACCCGTCGGGCCATCCTGGCGCGTCTGGCCGAGGGCGAGGCCAGCGTGAACGATCTCGCCGCGCCTTTCGACATGAGTTTACCGGCCGTTTCCAAGCACCTGAAGGTTCTGGAAAAAGCGGGCCTGATTTCGCGCGGGCGGGAAGCGCAATGGCGACCCGCGCGGCTGGAACCGATGGCGCTGAAAAGTGTCGCCGAATGGCTGGAACACTATCGTCGATACTGGGACTCCAGCTTCGACCGGCTCGAAACCTACCTGCAGAAGATCCAGAAGGGAGACCCCGATGGCCCACGAAACTGA
- a CDS encoding septum formation initiator family protein, with protein MKPYFVTGFLFLLVVYLSVQALTGERGLLSGSARDARLVQRKTQLMALSEQRADLEVRVRYLRTGSLSRDLLEERASAVLGFSDPRDYVVQVGTPRVGSATATRS; from the coding sequence ATGAAACCCTATTTTGTGACCGGCTTCCTGTTTCTGCTGGTCGTGTATCTGAGCGTTCAGGCCCTGACCGGTGAACGCGGTCTTCTGAGCGGGTCTGCGCGCGATGCGCGTCTGGTCCAGCGCAAGACCCAGCTGATGGCTCTGAGCGAGCAGCGTGCCGATCTCGAGGTTCGTGTTCGCTATCTGCGCACCGGCAGCCTGTCCCGGGACCTGCTAGAGGAACGCGCCAGCGCCGTGCTCGGCTTTTCGGACCCTCGCGACTATGTGGTCCAGGTCGGTACGCCGCGCGTCGGGTCGGCGACCGCCACGCGCTCCTGA
- a CDS encoding pyruvate dehydrogenase complex dihydrolipoamide acetyltransferase: protein MTDILMPALSPTMEEGVLAKWHVKVGDTVKAGDVIAEIETDKATMEVEAVDEGTITAILVAEGSEGVKVNTPIARLAEEGGSAAPAPKAAQSPQPQSPPLGGRQAAQPPEGGKSEPIAPPSAAPQPLPPRGGEQGARVFASPLARRLARDAGLDLSTLKGTGPHGRIVKADVEAAGKGGARPAVSPVTAAASGIEARKVQSLADMGIPDGSYDLIPLDGMRKAIARRMVGSIQTVPHFPLFIDCEIDALLAARARVNTGLESRGIKVSVNDFVIKAAAMALKRVPEANASYSPEGIAMHHNADVAMAVAIDGGLITPIIFKAETKSLSQIAVESKDLAKRARDKKLKPEEFQGGTFSVSNLGMFGIKAFSSIINEPQGAIMSVGAGEQRPVVKNGQLAVATVMTVTLTCDHRVVDGAIGARFLQAFKPLIEDPVTMLA, encoded by the coding sequence ATGACCGACATCCTGATGCCCGCCCTGTCGCCCACGATGGAAGAGGGCGTCCTGGCCAAATGGCACGTCAAGGTCGGCGACACCGTCAAGGCGGGTGATGTGATCGCCGAGATCGAGACCGACAAGGCGACCATGGAGGTCGAGGCCGTCGACGAAGGCACGATCACTGCCATCCTGGTGGCCGAAGGCTCCGAGGGCGTGAAGGTCAATACGCCGATCGCCCGGCTGGCGGAGGAGGGCGGTTCGGCCGCTCCGGCTCCGAAGGCTGCCCAGTCGCCGCAACCGCAGTCTCCCCCCCTTGGGGGGAGACAGGCGGCGCAGCCGCCAGAGGGGGGCAAGTCCGAGCCCATCGCGCCCCCCTCGGCTGCTCCGCAGCCTCTCCCCCCAAGGGGGGGAGAACAGGGTGCGCGCGTCTTCGCCTCGCCGCTGGCACGGCGTCTGGCCCGGGACGCCGGTCTGGATCTGTCGACCCTGAAGGGCACGGGCCCGCACGGCCGCATCGTCAAGGCCGATGTCGAGGCCGCCGGCAAGGGCGGCGCGCGTCCGGCGGTATCGCCTGTGACGGCCGCCGCCTCGGGCATCGAGGCGCGCAAGGTTCAGTCTCTGGCCGACATGGGGATCCCCGACGGCAGCTACGACCTGATCCCGCTGGACGGCATGCGCAAGGCGATCGCGCGGCGCATGGTCGGCTCGATCCAGACCGTGCCGCACTTCCCGCTGTTCATCGACTGCGAGATCGATGCGCTGCTGGCGGCGCGCGCCAGGGTCAATACGGGCCTGGAGTCCAGGGGCATCAAGGTCTCGGTCAACGACTTCGTCATCAAGGCCGCCGCCATGGCCCTGAAGCGCGTGCCCGAGGCCAACGCCAGCTATTCGCCCGAGGGTATCGCGATGCACCACAACGCCGACGTGGCGATGGCGGTGGCGATCGACGGCGGCCTGATCACCCCGATCATATTCAAGGCCGAAACCAAATCCCTGTCCCAGATCGCTGTAGAATCGAAGGATCTGGCGAAACGCGCCCGGGACAAGAAGCTGAAGCCCGAGGAGTTCCAGGGCGGCACCTTCAGCGTCTCGAACCTCGGCATGTTCGGGATCAAGGCCTTCAGCTCGATCATCAACGAACCCCAGGGCGCGATCATGAGCGTCGGTGCGGGCGAACAACGGCCTGTGGTGAAGAACGGCCAGCTGGCCGTCGCCACGGTGATGACCGTCACCCTGACCTGCGATCACCGGGTCGTCGACGGTGCCATCGGCGCGCGCTTCCTGCAGGCGTTCAAGCCGCTGATCGAAGATCCTGTCACCATGCTGGCCTGA
- a CDS encoding glutathione peroxidase, with translation MSTVYDFAATGIDGTEVPLERFRGKALLIVNTASKCGFTGQYAGLEALHKQFADQPFEVLGFPCNQFGGQEPGKAAEIASFCSTTYDVDFPLFDKIEVNGANRHPLYAWLTEQKKGFLGSRDIKWNFTKFLTDREGRVVARYAPQVEPAAIVPDIEKLIRHG, from the coding sequence ATGAGCACCGTCTATGACTTCGCCGCCACCGGCATCGACGGGACCGAGGTGCCGCTGGAGCGGTTTCGCGGCAAGGCGCTGCTGATCGTCAACACGGCGTCGAAATGCGGTTTCACGGGCCAGTATGCGGGGCTGGAAGCCCTGCACAAACAGTTCGCGGACCAGCCGTTCGAGGTGCTGGGCTTTCCCTGCAACCAGTTCGGGGGGCAGGAGCCGGGCAAGGCCGCCGAGATCGCCTCGTTCTGCAGCACCACCTATGACGTGGACTTCCCGCTGTTCGACAAGATCGAGGTCAATGGCGCGAACCGCCACCCGCTCTACGCCTGGCTGACGGAACAGAAGAAGGGCTTCCTCGGCAGCCGTGACATCAAGTGGAATTTCACGAAATTCCTGACCGACCGGGAGGGCAGGGTGGTCGCCCGCTATGCGCCCCAGGTCGAACCTGCGGCCATTGTGCCCGATATCGAGAAACTGATCCGACATGGCTGA
- a CDS encoding pyruvate dehydrogenase complex E1 component subunit beta, protein MTDILMPALSPTMEEGTLTKWHVKAGDTVKAGDVIAEIETDKATMEVEAVDEGEIAEILVAEGSENVKVNTPIARMAGEAGAVASPPSNPASQASVPPEGGHSGTQSPPDEGSPREAGEGGSSSPPRLALRDPEIPAGAKLVKTTVRDALRDAMAEEMRRDEAVFLIGEEVAQYQGAYKVSRELLQEFGARRVVDTPITEHGFAGLGVGAAMAGLKPIVEFMTFNFAMQAIDHIINSAAKTLYMSGGQIRAPIVFRGPNGAASRVGAQHSQDYSAWYAQVPGLKVVAPYDAADAKGLLKSAIRDPNPVVFLEHEMMYGIEFDVPDVEDWLVPIGKARVRREGTDVTITAHARMVGFALQAAEQLEAEGISVEVIDLRTLRPLDHETIVESVRKTSRLVSAEEGWGPMGVGAEVVARVIEHAFDYLDAPPLRVHQEDVPLPYAANLEILSLPGVDKIVKAVKAVMA, encoded by the coding sequence GTGACCGACATTCTCATGCCGGCGCTGTCGCCCACGATGGAAGAAGGCACCCTGACCAAATGGCACGTCAAGGCGGGCGACACGGTCAAGGCGGGCGATGTGATCGCCGAGATCGAGACCGACAAGGCGACCATGGAGGTCGAGGCCGTCGATGAGGGCGAGATCGCCGAAATCCTCGTGGCCGAAGGCTCCGAGAACGTGAAGGTCAATACGCCGATCGCCCGGATGGCGGGAGAGGCTGGCGCGGTGGCCAGTCCCCCCTCGAACCCTGCTTCGCAGGCTTCGGTCCCCCCCGAGGGGGGACATTCCGGAACGCAATCTCCCCCCGATGAGGGGAGTCCCCGCGAAGCGGGGGAGGGGGGCTCGTCTTCCCCACCGAGGCTTGCGCTGCGCGATCCCGAAATCCCGGCCGGTGCCAAGCTGGTGAAGACGACCGTCCGCGACGCCCTGCGCGATGCCATGGCCGAAGAGATGCGCCGCGACGAGGCTGTCTTTCTGATCGGCGAGGAGGTCGCCCAGTACCAGGGCGCCTATAAGGTCAGCCGCGAACTGCTGCAGGAGTTCGGCGCCCGCCGCGTGGTCGATACCCCGATCACCGAGCACGGCTTCGCCGGTCTGGGTGTCGGCGCCGCCATGGCGGGCCTGAAGCCGATCGTCGAGTTCATGACCTTCAACTTCGCGATGCAGGCCATCGACCACATCATCAACTCGGCCGCCAAGACGCTGTACATGTCCGGCGGCCAGATCCGGGCGCCCATCGTATTCCGCGGTCCGAACGGTGCCGCCAGCCGCGTCGGGGCCCAGCACAGCCAGGACTATTCCGCCTGGTATGCCCAGGTGCCGGGCCTGAAGGTCGTCGCCCCCTATGACGCCGCCGACGCCAAGGGCCTGCTGAAATCGGCGATCCGCGACCCGAACCCTGTCGTCTTCCTCGAGCACGAGATGATGTACGGCATCGAGTTCGACGTGCCGGACGTCGAGGACTGGCTGGTTCCCATCGGCAAGGCCAGGGTCCGCCGCGAGGGTACCGACGTCACCATCACCGCCCACGCCCGCATGGTCGGCTTCGCCCTGCAGGCCGCCGAACAGCTGGAGGCCGAGGGAATCTCGGTGGAGGTCATCGATCTGCGAACCCTGCGCCCGCTGGACCATGAGACCATCGTTGAGAGCGTCAGGAAGACCAGCCGCCTGGTCTCGGCCGAGGAAGGCTGGGGTCCGATGGGCGTCGGTGCCGAGGTTGTGGCCCGGGTGATCGAACATGCCTTCGACTACCTCGATGCGCCGCCGTTGCGGGTGCATCAGGAGGATGTGCCGCTGCCCTATGCCGCCAATCTGGAAATCCTGTCGCTGCCCGGCGTCGACAAGATCGTGAAGGCGGTCAAGGCGGTGATGGCATGA
- a CDS encoding LemA family protein, which produces MTAIIVVVVIIAVLGFVVLGGYNRLVALDQKADQSFADIDVQLKQRNDLIPNLVETVKGYAAHEQGTLNAVTEARAAAAGASTVDQKVNADNMLTGALGRLFAVAEAYPDLKANTNFLELQRELSDIENKLAAARRFFNNAVAEFNAVRAQFPTVLFAGMFGFGNEKPFFAVDATDRAAMTAAPPPVKF; this is translated from the coding sequence ATGACCGCCATCATCGTCGTCGTCGTCATCATCGCCGTGCTCGGATTCGTCGTGCTGGGCGGGTACAACAGGCTTGTCGCCCTGGATCAGAAGGCCGACCAGTCCTTTGCCGACATCGACGTGCAGTTGAAGCAGCGCAACGACCTGATCCCCAACCTGGTCGAGACGGTGAAAGGCTATGCCGCGCACGAGCAGGGCACGCTGAACGCGGTGACTGAGGCGCGCGCTGCCGCCGCCGGGGCCTCGACGGTCGATCAGAAGGTCAATGCCGACAACATGCTGACCGGCGCTCTGGGCAGGCTGTTCGCCGTGGCCGAGGCCTATCCGGACCTGAAGGCCAACACCAACTTCCTGGAACTGCAGCGCGAGCTGAGCGACATCGAGAACAAGCTCGCCGCCGCGCGACGTTTCTTCAACAATGCGGTGGCCGAGTTCAACGCCGTGCGGGCCCAGTTCCCGACCGTCCTGTTCGCCGGGATGTTCGGCTTCGGGAATGAAAAGCCGTTCTTCGCCGTCGATGCCACCGATCGTGCGGCCATGACCGCCGCACCGCCCCCGGTGAAGTTCTAA
- a CDS encoding nuclear transport factor 2 family protein, with protein sequence MSLVLAALAALTVRSATPEAEVAAVLDALNVASAAADADAYFALYAPDARFVGTDAGEHWTLDELRGYVGPYFARGQGWSYPATSRVVTIAPIECRCIAWFEEQLTNDTYGRTRGSGVMRLTDGGWKIEQYVLSLAVPNDLASPIARIIRTYEAAKEAPAP encoded by the coding sequence ATGTCCCTTGTCCTCGCAGCCCTCGCCGCCCTGACCGTTCGATCCGCGACGCCGGAGGCCGAGGTCGCGGCCGTCCTCGATGCGCTGAACGTCGCCTCGGCCGCGGCCGACGCAGATGCCTATTTCGCACTCTATGCGCCCGATGCCCGCTTCGTCGGGACGGACGCCGGCGAACACTGGACGCTGGACGAGCTGCGCGGCTATGTCGGTCCCTATTTCGCGCGCGGCCAAGGCTGGTCGTATCCTGCGACGTCGCGGGTCGTCACGATCGCGCCGATCGAATGCCGCTGCATCGCCTGGTTCGAGGAACAGCTGACCAACGACACCTATGGCCGCACGCGGGGGTCGGGCGTCATGCGCCTGACCGACGGCGGCTGGAAGATCGAGCAATACGTCCTCAGCCTCGCCGTCCCGAACGATCTGGCCAGCCCCATCGCCCGCATCATCAGGACGTACGAGGCGGCGAAGGAAGCCCCGGCCCCCTGA
- the pdhA gene encoding pyruvate dehydrogenase (acetyl-transferring) E1 component subunit alpha — protein MARAAQKTTDSKASARIPNAPTATRDELLAYYREMVLIRRFEERAGQLYGMGLIGGFCHLYIGQEAVAVGVQANVRQGHDKIITGYRDHGHMLAAGMDPKEVMAELTGRSGGSSKGKGGSMHMFDVPTGFYGGHGIVGAQVALGTGLAFAGKYRGDDSVAFIYFGDGAANQGQVYESFNMAQLWKLPAIYIIENNQYAMGTSIERSSSTTDLAHRGASFGIPGELVDGMDVLAVKDAVERAVKRARAGEGPFILEVKTYRYRGHSMSDPAKYRSKEEVDEVKKTRDPIDHVKMLLEQAKATEDELKAIDAEVKAIVAEAVQFAQESPEPDPSELYTDVYVETPILENAQ, from the coding sequence ATGGCGAGAGCCGCCCAGAAGACCACGGACTCAAAGGCCTCGGCCAGGATTCCCAACGCCCCGACCGCGACCAGGGACGAGCTGCTCGCCTACTATCGCGAGATGGTCCTGATCCGCCGCTTCGAGGAGCGGGCAGGCCAGCTTTATGGCATGGGTCTGATCGGCGGCTTCTGCCACCTCTACATCGGCCAGGAGGCCGTTGCGGTCGGCGTTCAGGCCAACGTCAGACAGGGCCACGACAAGATCATCACCGGCTATCGCGACCACGGCCATATGCTGGCCGCGGGCATGGACCCGAAAGAGGTCATGGCCGAACTGACCGGACGCTCCGGCGGGTCGTCCAAGGGCAAGGGCGGGTCCATGCACATGTTCGACGTGCCGACCGGCTTCTATGGCGGCCACGGCATCGTGGGAGCGCAGGTCGCGCTCGGCACCGGCCTGGCCTTCGCGGGCAAGTACCGGGGCGATGACAGCGTCGCCTTCATCTATTTCGGCGACGGCGCGGCCAACCAGGGCCAGGTCTACGAAAGCTTCAACATGGCCCAGCTGTGGAAGCTGCCGGCCATCTACATCATCGAGAACAACCAGTACGCCATGGGGACCAGCATCGAACGCTCGTCCTCGACGACCGACCTGGCCCATCGCGGGGCCAGCTTCGGCATCCCCGGCGAACTGGTCGACGGCATGGACGTCCTGGCGGTCAAGGACGCGGTCGAGCGGGCGGTGAAGCGCGCGCGAGCGGGCGAGGGGCCCTTCATCCTTGAGGTGAAGACCTATCGCTATCGTGGTCATTCCATGAGCGACCCGGCCAAATACCGTTCCAAGGAGGAGGTTGACGAGGTCAAGAAGACCCGCGACCCCATCGACCACGTCAAGATGCTACTGGAGCAGGCGAAGGCCACGGAGGACGAGCTCAAGGCCATTGACGCCGAGGTGAAGGCCATCGTCGCCGAGGCCGTCCAGTTCGCCCAGGAAAGCCCCGAGCCGGATCCGTCCGAGCTCTACACCGACGTCTATGTGGAGACCCCCATCTTGGAGAACGCCCAGTGA
- a CDS encoding SRPBCC family protein: MAHETDNPCHTPGEPNGFDLTLKRHFDAPPENVWQAWITPDLLKQWFCPRPWFVSEAVIDPRPGGVFNTVMNGPDGEVMPNSGVILAIEPNRRLVTTDAFTPDWRPTGLPFMVAEVTLAPAADGGTDYVAVARHWNVETMKQHEAMGFEAGWNAAADQLTDLLKTL; this comes from the coding sequence ATGGCCCACGAAACTGACAACCCCTGCCATACGCCGGGCGAGCCCAACGGCTTCGACCTGACGCTGAAGCGCCACTTCGATGCGCCCCCCGAAAACGTGTGGCAGGCCTGGATCACCCCCGACCTGCTGAAACAATGGTTCTGCCCCAGGCCCTGGTTCGTCTCGGAGGCCGTCATCGACCCGCGCCCCGGCGGCGTCTTTAACACGGTGATGAACGGACCCGACGGTGAGGTCATGCCGAACTCGGGCGTGATCCTCGCGATCGAGCCGAACCGCAGACTGGTGACGACCGACGCCTTCACGCCCGACTGGCGACCGACCGGGCTTCCGTTCATGGTCGCCGAGGTGACCCTGGCACCCGCGGCCGATGGGGGCACAGACTATGTCGCCGTGGCGCGCCACTGGAACGTCGAAACGATGAAGCAGCATGAGGCGATGGGTTTTGAGGCCGGGTGGAACGCAGCCGCCGATCAACTGACCGACCTGCTCAAGACGCTGTGA
- a CDS encoding M48 family metallopeptidase, with protein sequence MAAVGLQTHIWANNTRSTLLLIGFPVMLTLVLFGLELVLMGFGFLPNSGGTLGQDIGLALSMLAGTIPLAVVVALVWFAIAWFGNQAMIDAMTGARKVERRDEPQLYNLLENLAISRGLQTPTLRIIDSDSLNAFASGIREGHYSVTVTRGLIAALDRDEMEAVLAHELTHVINKDVRTMIIASIFAGIISVLCQLVFRSLFYVRGGRSRDNRNGGLLILIGFAIAAVGYIFALVIRMMLSRTREYVADAGSVELTRNPDSMISALRKVSGRSKLQAPDDVQGLFLDNEREGFTDALFATHPPIEKRIAALIRFAGGRDPGSRDNSAIPSATTAVPVS encoded by the coding sequence ATGGCCGCCGTCGGGCTGCAGACCCACATCTGGGCGAACAACACGCGTTCGACCCTGCTGCTGATCGGCTTTCCGGTCATGCTGACGCTCGTCCTGTTCGGGCTGGAGCTGGTGCTGATGGGGTTCGGCTTCCTGCCCAATTCCGGTGGGACGCTCGGCCAGGACATCGGTCTGGCCCTGTCGATGCTGGCGGGCACCATCCCCCTGGCCGTCGTCGTCGCCCTGGTCTGGTTCGCCATTGCCTGGTTCGGCAATCAGGCCATGATCGACGCCATGACCGGGGCCCGCAAGGTTGAGCGCCGGGATGAGCCTCAGCTGTATAACCTGCTGGAAAATCTTGCCATCTCGCGCGGGCTGCAGACGCCGACGCTCCGCATCATCGACAGCGACAGCCTGAACGCCTTCGCCTCCGGCATTCGCGAGGGCCACTACAGCGTGACCGTCACGCGCGGCCTGATCGCCGCCCTCGACCGGGATGAGATGGAGGCCGTCCTGGCCCACGAGCTGACGCACGTCATCAACAAGGACGTGCGGACCATGATCATCGCCTCGATCTTCGCGGGCATCATCAGCGTGCTGTGCCAGCTGGTGTTTCGTAGCCTGTTCTATGTCAGGGGCGGACGCAGCCGGGACAACAGGAACGGGGGTCTCCTGATCCTGATCGGGTTCGCCATCGCGGCCGTCGGCTATATCTTCGCCCTCGTCATCCGCATGATGCTGTCCCGGACCCGCGAATATGTCGCTGACGCGGGTTCGGTAGAACTGACCAGGAACCCCGACTCCATGATCTCGGCCCTGCGCAAGGTGTCCGGTCGATCGAAGCTCCAGGCCCCCGACGATGTGCAGGGCCTGTTTCTCGACAATGAGCGTGAGGGCTTCACCGATGCCCTGTTCGCCACCCACCCGCCGATCGAGAAGCGGATCGCAGCCCTGATCCGGTTCGCCGGCGGCCGCGACCCCGGCTCCCGGGACAATTCGGCGATCCCCTCGGCCACCACGGCGGTTCCCGTCTCCTGA
- the recO gene encoding DNA repair protein RecO, which produces MEFHEDAFVLSARSHGDTGVVVDLLTETHGRHAAYVAGGASRRMKPFLQAGARVIADYRARTADHLGSARLEPVGEGPSALFDDSLALTGLAAAAAVAQGALPEREPHPGAFLAFEALMSAFRIPSVWPAIFVRFEAGLLEDLGFGLDLSRCAVTGSMGDLIWVSPRTGRAVSSDAGAPYADKLLKLPPFMLGAQAGLRDGDVRAGLDLTGHFLEQFVFHPQNRPLPEARVWMIDKLAEQGRL; this is translated from the coding sequence ATGGAGTTCCACGAAGACGCCTTCGTCCTGTCGGCGCGGTCCCATGGCGATACGGGCGTCGTCGTCGACCTGCTGACCGAGACCCACGGACGGCATGCCGCCTATGTGGCCGGAGGGGCGTCGCGCCGGATGAAGCCCTTCCTGCAGGCCGGTGCGCGGGTCATCGCCGACTACCGGGCCCGGACTGCCGATCATCTGGGGTCGGCGCGGCTGGAACCGGTGGGGGAGGGACCGAGCGCCCTGTTCGACGATAGCCTGGCCCTGACGGGCCTCGCGGCCGCCGCGGCTGTCGCCCAGGGCGCCCTGCCGGAGCGCGAGCCGCATCCCGGGGCCTTCCTGGCATTCGAAGCCCTGATGTCGGCCTTCCGGATCCCGTCGGTCTGGCCGGCGATCTTCGTGCGGTTCGAGGCGGGGCTGCTGGAGGATCTGGGGTTCGGGCTCGATCTGTCGCGCTGTGCCGTCACCGGTTCGATGGGCGATCTGATCTGGGTCAGCCCCCGCACCGGCCGGGCCGTCAGTTCGGACGCCGGTGCACCCTATGCTGACAAGTTGTTGAAACTACCGCCCTTCATGCTTGGTGCCCAGGCCGGATTGCGGGACGGCGACGTGCGCGCCGGTCTGGACCTGACCGGGCATTTCCTGGAGCAGTTCGTCTTCCATCCCCAGAACCGGCCACTCCCGGAGGCGCGGGTCTGGATGATCGACAAGCTGGCAGAGCAGGGCCGTCTTTAG